A single Thermosynechococcus vestitus BP-1 DNA region contains:
- a CDS encoding site-specific DNA-methyltransferase — MSNGVSWGPDNPHPLSRMKTELVWEGKYDEYGNRRPVKLPTLPLPLQRIETIDEPRDREKAQQLSIFNEAAFHQQAHRDDFRNMLIWGDNKLVMAALLEQFRGKIDLIYIDPPFDVGADFTMQVQIGEEGEAVQKEQSILEAVAYRDTWGKGTDSYLHMMYERLTLMRELLSERGSIYVHCDWRMNAFLRQVLDDIFGRDRFLNHIIWAYKTGGIPENVGFSKKHDDILIYTKSDTPVFNQLLQKSYVPTLPEPTTISGKQLGVQRDEVCELCGVGRPGQKYRNVIMRDVWDDIQSIFRNDQQTTGFDTQKPEALLERIIKASSNEGDLVADFFCGSGTTLAVAEKLGRRWIGVDLGRYAIHTTRKRLIQVQRELHAADQPYRSI, encoded by the coding sequence ATGAGTAACGGCGTTAGCTGGGGTCCCGACAATCCACATCCCCTCTCCCGCATGAAGACCGAGCTGGTCTGGGAGGGCAAGTACGACGAGTACGGCAACCGCCGCCCCGTTAAGCTCCCCACGTTGCCGCTGCCCCTCCAGCGCATCGAGACGATTGATGAACCGCGCGATCGCGAGAAAGCGCAGCAACTGAGCATCTTCAATGAAGCGGCCTTTCACCAACAAGCCCACCGCGACGACTTCCGCAACATGCTCATCTGGGGCGATAACAAACTGGTGATGGCCGCCCTGCTGGAGCAGTTCCGCGGCAAGATTGACCTCATCTACATTGACCCGCCCTTCGACGTGGGCGCCGACTTTACCATGCAGGTGCAGATCGGTGAGGAAGGCGAGGCGGTGCAGAAGGAGCAGTCCATCCTGGAAGCCGTGGCCTACCGCGACACCTGGGGCAAGGGCACCGATTCCTACCTGCACATGATGTACGAGCGCCTGACCCTGATGCGCGAGTTGCTTAGCGAGCGGGGAAGCATTTATGTGCATTGCGATTGGAGGATGAATGCATTTCTTCGCCAAGTACTAGACGACATATTCGGAAGAGATCGGTTTCTTAACCATATCATTTGGGCATACAAAACTGGCGGTATTCCGGAAAACGTGGGTTTCTCCAAGAAGCACGACGACATACTCATATATACAAAAAGCGATACGCCGGTTTTCAATCAACTTCTGCAAAAGTCATACGTACCTACTTTGCCAGAACCTACCACTATATCTGGAAAACAGTTAGGCGTCCAACGCGACGAAGTCTGTGAACTTTGTGGCGTGGGCCGGCCAGGCCAAAAGTATCGTAACGTAATTATGCGCGACGTTTGGGACGACATTCAATCGATCTTTCGCAATGATCAACAAACAACCGGTTTCGACACCCAAAAACCCGAAGCCTTATTAGAGCGCATCATCAAAGCTTCCTCCAACGAAGGCGACCTAGTGGCCGATTTCTTCTGCGGCAGCGGCACCACGCTGGCAGTGGCGGAGAAACTGGGGCGGCGCTGGATCGGGGTGGACCTGGGGCGCTATGCCATCCATACCACGCGCAAGCGCCTGATTCAGGTGCAGCGCGAACTGCACGCCGCGGACCAACCTTACCGCTCTATTTGA
- a CDS encoding DUF751 family protein, translating into MKAISSPLASPSEEHQSMDGFWENVLRYQRYFVTVLLGVVWNFVEPLVPLFKRPLSAIALIGLIVGLLTFVALTLRAMLGLTAA; encoded by the coding sequence ATGAAAGCAATTTCAAGCCCGCTGGCGTCACCAAGTGAGGAGCATCAATCCATGGATGGCTTTTGGGAAAATGTCCTGCGCTATCAACGATATTTTGTTACAGTTCTATTGGGCGTAGTATGGAATTTTGTTGAGCCATTGGTGCCTCTTTTTAAGCGTCCGCTGAGCGCGATCGCCCTTATTGGCCTCATCGTGGGCCTCCTCACATTTGTGGCCCTGACGTTACGAGCAATGTTGGGTTTAACCGCTGCATAA
- a CDS encoding single-stranded DNA-binding protein, producing MGLNVVHLVGRVGGDPEVRYFESGSVKCRLTLAVNRPSKDDQPDWFNLEIWGKTAQVAADYVRKGTLLGIKGSLKFDRWQDRNTGVDRSSPIILVERMDILSSKRDTDPNAVPAGYVPEI from the coding sequence ATGGGTCTAAACGTGGTTCATCTGGTCGGTCGTGTGGGTGGTGATCCGGAGGTGCGCTATTTTGAGTCGGGGAGTGTGAAGTGTCGGCTGACGTTGGCAGTGAATCGCCCGAGCAAGGATGATCAACCCGATTGGTTTAACTTGGAAATTTGGGGCAAAACGGCTCAGGTAGCTGCTGATTATGTGCGCAAAGGCACGCTCTTAGGCATTAAGGGCAGTCTCAAGTTCGATCGCTGGCAAGACCGCAATACGGGTGTCGATCGCTCCTCACCGATCATCTTGGTTGAGCGCATGGACATCCTAAGTTCCAAGCGGGACACCGACCCCAATGCTGTGCCAGCCGGCTATGTCCCAGAAATCTAG
- a CDS encoding DUF3038 domain-containing protein: MAPSLPIKAQIDLILLSLEALAHVGSAEVLALAETMGFEAYLPDRVGLWRLRQSSPLRRGRNGRRKLDVDEARALALICTRLAQQHQPTIRTAIESWQQQTSEGRPPHLDPVLGDYIDRFTRLYQDRMAHDSSDGTELAQLALDLLVDLLFYSTPQGARRLWITLLERTTPAPPSLLLVEPEPVAAPAPELPTLFPHSDVS, encoded by the coding sequence ATGGCCCCCTCCCTGCCCATCAAGGCACAAATTGACCTGATTTTGCTGAGTCTTGAGGCCTTGGCCCATGTGGGTTCAGCAGAGGTCCTGGCATTGGCAGAAACCATGGGGTTTGAGGCCTACTTGCCTGATCGTGTGGGGCTATGGCGACTGCGGCAATCGAGTCCCCTGCGGCGGGGTCGCAATGGGCGACGCAAACTAGATGTGGACGAAGCCCGTGCCTTAGCCTTGATCTGCACCCGCTTAGCCCAGCAGCACCAGCCAACCATCCGCACCGCCATTGAATCCTGGCAACAGCAGACCAGTGAAGGTCGCCCCCCCCACTTAGATCCAGTGCTTGGCGATTATATTGACCGCTTCACCCGTTTGTATCAAGACCGCATGGCTCATGACAGCAGCGATGGTACAGAATTGGCCCAACTGGCCTTAGACTTACTCGTGGATTTGCTCTTTTACAGTACGCCCCAAGGGGCACGCCGCCTTTGGATCACGCTGCTAGAGCGCACTACTCCTGCGCCCCCTTCTCTGTTGTTGGTGGAACCTGAACCAGTAGCTGCACCAGCCCCTGAACTGCCTACGTTGTTTCCCCATTCCGATGTCTCATGA
- a CDS encoding DUF4335 domain-containing protein — MSTTLSYSQPTCQLDVAAEFFPFSQKLRRAPVRSLHFTLSVAEKLRVEGNDRQLYQLKTLVNEYIEAFLRHHQTPTEVTAAGVVLRSRSLLEHELHLPDGRVIPLQLTELYDLVTVLDNWSAVMEPLPELVEQAQSTFAQIPIWAKSAAVALAVVAALTLVTQRWQIAPAPMAVTSATREEPNLPPLAMPSPLPAPAETPQLAPLPSPPPAPPETSTLVPLPSPPEMPPPAIAPAPPPPPVVQEAPPPQLPDQNPDQNNVVVQAPPKRAPADIEPAPMILPPAETTPIPATTLREVQTYFQDRWRPPASLDTSLEYRIVLNPDGTLAQALPLNGAAVRFIDRTPIPLQQSPLASPFGGDRPILLRLVLMPSGSVQVFAEN, encoded by the coding sequence ATGAGTACTACCCTCAGCTATTCTCAGCCCACCTGCCAACTGGATGTTGCTGCTGAATTTTTTCCCTTTAGTCAGAAGCTGCGCCGGGCACCGGTGCGATCGCTCCACTTTACGCTGTCTGTGGCAGAAAAACTCAGGGTTGAGGGCAACGATCGCCAGCTCTATCAACTAAAAACACTCGTCAACGAGTATATTGAGGCTTTCCTGAGGCATCACCAAACACCGACAGAAGTGACCGCAGCGGGTGTTGTCCTGCGATCGCGATCGCTCCTCGAACATGAACTCCATCTACCCGATGGGCGGGTGATTCCTCTGCAGCTGACAGAACTATACGACTTGGTAACCGTTCTGGACAACTGGTCTGCCGTCATGGAGCCCTTGCCAGAACTGGTGGAGCAGGCCCAATCCACCTTTGCTCAGATTCCAATCTGGGCCAAAAGTGCAGCGGTGGCCCTGGCCGTGGTTGCTGCCTTGACCCTGGTCACCCAACGCTGGCAAATAGCCCCAGCTCCGATGGCGGTCACTTCAGCGACCCGTGAGGAACCCAACCTGCCCCCCCTGGCAATGCCATCACCGTTGCCAGCCCCTGCGGAAACCCCACAACTTGCTCCCCTACCTAGCCCGCCGCCCGCTCCCCCTGAAACTTCTACGCTTGTGCCGCTGCCTTCACCCCCAGAAATGCCACCGCCAGCGATCGCGCCCGCGCCACCCCCACCCCCTGTTGTTCAAGAGGCACCTCCCCCTCAGCTCCCTGATCAAAATCCTGATCAAAATAACGTGGTGGTGCAAGCTCCCCCTAAGCGCGCGCCTGCTGATATTGAACCTGCCCCAATGATCCTTCCCCCAGCTGAAACAACTCCCATCCCTGCAACTACCCTGCGGGAGGTGCAAACCTATTTTCAAGACCGTTGGCGCCCGCCCGCCAGCCTAGACACGAGTCTGGAGTACCGCATTGTCCTCAATCCCGATGGCACCCTTGCCCAAGCACTGCCCCTTAATGGTGCAGCGGTTCGTTTTATTGATCGCACCCCAATACCTCTACAGCAAAGTCCTCTAGCCAGTCCCTTTGGGGGCGATCGCCCGATTTTGTTGCGGTTAGTCTTGATGCCCTCTGGAAGCGTGCAAGTGTTTGCTGAAAATTGA
- a CDS encoding RNA-guided endonuclease InsQ/TnpB family protein: protein MEKAFSYRFYPTTEQESLLRRTLGCVRLVYNRALAARTEAWYERKERLDYVQTSALLTQWKKQDDLQFLNEVSSVPLQQALRHLQSAFTNFFAGRAKYPNFKKKRNGGSAEFTKSAFRWKDGKVFLAKCNEPLNIRWSRRLPDGVEPSTVTIRLNPAGQWYISLRFDDPRDLKLQPVNQAVGLDVGISSLITLSTGEKIANPKHFNRYYKRLRKAQRSLSRKQKGSRNWHKARLKVAKIHQKISDARKDHLHQLTTRLIRENQTIIIESLAVKNMVKNRQLARSISDAGWGELVRQLEYKAQWYGRTLVKIDRWFPSSKRCGQCGHIVERLPLSVREWDCPKCGAHHDRDINAARNILAVGHTVTVCGAGVRPDRHTSGGQLRRSRKSQK, encoded by the coding sequence GTGGAAAAGGCTTTCAGTTACCGCTTCTACCCAACGACCGAGCAGGAATCCCTGCTTCGGAGAACATTGGGCTGTGTTCGGTTGGTTTATAACCGAGCACTGGCAGCCAGAACAGAAGCCTGGTATGAACGAAAAGAGAGACTTGACTACGTTCAAACCTCTGCCTTGCTTACTCAGTGGAAGAAGCAAGATGACCTTCAGTTTTTGAATGAGGTTAGCTCTGTCCCCTTGCAGCAGGCATTGAGACATCTGCAATCTGCTTTCACTAACTTTTTTGCAGGTCGGGCAAAATATCCCAACTTCAAAAAGAAACGCAATGGCGGTAGCGCAGAATTCACCAAGTCTGCTTTTAGGTGGAAAGACGGAAAAGTATTCTTGGCAAAGTGCAACGAACCGCTGAATATTCGCTGGTCGAGACGGCTTCCAGATGGTGTTGAACCATCCACGGTGACCATCAGGCTTAACCCTGCTGGACAGTGGTACATCAGTCTGAGGTTTGATGACCCCAGAGATTTGAAACTGCAGCCCGTCAACCAGGCGGTTGGTTTGGACGTAGGGATTAGCAGTCTCATTACCCTGAGTACAGGGGAAAAGATTGCCAACCCCAAGCACTTTAACCGCTACTACAAACGACTCCGTAAGGCGCAGCGGTCTTTGAGTCGCAAACAAAAAGGCTCTCGCAATTGGCATAAGGCGCGGTTGAAAGTTGCCAAGATTCACCAGAAAATCTCTGATGCCAGAAAAGACCATTTGCACCAGTTGACGACTCGATTGATACGTGAAAACCAAACGATCATAATCGAGTCGTTGGCTGTGAAGAATATGGTCAAGAACCGTCAGCTTGCCCGATCCATCAGTGATGCTGGATGGGGCGAACTGGTACGGCAATTGGAATACAAGGCCCAGTGGTATGGTCGGACACTGGTGAAGATTGACCGATGGTTTCCCAGTTCTAAACGCTGTGGACAGTGTGGTCACATTGTTGAGCGGTTGCCATTGAGCGTCCGAGAATGGGACTGTCCTAAGTGTGGGGCGCACCATGATCGGGATATAAATGCCGCTCGGAATATTTTGGCCGTGGGACACACGGTTACAGTCTGTGGAGCGGGTGTAAGACCTGATAGACATACGTCTGGAGGGCAACTGCGAAGAAGCAGAAAGTCCCAAAAGTGA
- a CDS encoding FHA domain-containing protein, giving the protein MITLTLLHPVQATPVQSWTFENENVIRIGRAVDNHVVLYSAVVSRHHVELRRHGLQWEVVNLGTNGTYLDGKRIQQATLTDGGILRLARSGPNIQIRLGSDQRPTTPSARMETVPEGRLVDVEKGTYAGEEEAIGTAVNPPSQAEESTPASSSSSVTAQEEEEAEFAVTGQLPVHLLSEWRAPPDCQHNHAQENDVFCIDCGVPLRVWKTLGNYQIIRALGQSNIYLGWRSGLTAVIRGHSLAASRDEIRAFQRQAQQLCKIQHPVLPQFWEAFQCGSDSYLVSEMIYGQSLKQRVQEQGSMNMIEVSRWLIPVCELLEVLHQQDPPVLHLHIRPSNLIHPYVSGPASLYSQKSC; this is encoded by the coding sequence GTGATTACATTGACATTGCTCCATCCGGTTCAAGCCACCCCCGTCCAAAGCTGGACCTTTGAGAATGAAAATGTCATCCGCATTGGCCGAGCAGTTGATAATCATGTCGTGCTCTATAGCGCGGTAGTGTCGCGTCACCATGTGGAGCTCCGTCGTCATGGCTTGCAATGGGAAGTGGTCAACCTTGGCACTAACGGCACCTATTTGGATGGCAAACGCATTCAGCAGGCAACCTTGACAGATGGTGGCATCCTGCGCTTGGCACGCTCTGGCCCCAATATTCAAATTCGCCTCGGTTCTGATCAGCGTCCTACCACTCCCAGTGCCCGCATGGAAACGGTGCCTGAAGGTCGCTTGGTCGATGTTGAGAAGGGCACCTATGCAGGGGAAGAAGAAGCCATTGGTACAGCGGTCAACCCCCCATCCCAGGCCGAAGAAAGCACTCCCGCCTCTAGTAGTAGCAGTGTCACTGCCCAAGAGGAGGAAGAGGCTGAGTTTGCAGTGACAGGTCAACTGCCGGTTCATTTACTCAGCGAGTGGCGTGCTCCCCCCGATTGCCAGCACAACCATGCCCAAGAGAACGATGTTTTTTGCATTGATTGCGGTGTGCCGCTGCGGGTCTGGAAAACCCTCGGTAACTACCAGATTATTCGTGCCCTTGGTCAAAGCAACATTTATTTGGGGTGGCGCAGTGGCTTGACGGCTGTGATTAGGGGACATAGTCTTGCTGCCTCACGGGATGAAATCCGTGCCTTTCAGCGCCAAGCGCAGCAATTGTGCAAAATCCAACATCCCGTCTTACCCCAATTTTGGGAAGCCTTTCAGTGCGGCAGCGATTCCTATTTGGTTTCGGAAATGATCTATGGCCAATCCCTAAAGCAGCGGGTTCAGGAACAAGGGTCAATGAACATGATTGAGGTCAGTCGTTGGCTCATTCCTGTGTGTGAGTTGCTTGAAGTGCTGCACCAGCAAGACCCCCCTGTGTTGCATTTACATATTCGTCCCTCCAATCTCATTCATCCCTACGTGTCAGGTCCCGCATCATTATATTCCCAGAAGTCGTGCTAA
- a CDS encoding FHA domain-containing protein, whose amino-acid sequence MIICSECFHPNRVGAVQCEACFSPMPSMTSCPNCGAPVQPEANFCGQCGFNLRRVAVSPPPMPEVRHHTASAAPTVGAVAHQGRLLTLSPPPPPPAHVFSVEVATIEAKLIHVQTRTELPIPTGRPVIHIGKPNDRIPPDIDVAGFPNSEIVSRIHADLRIEGNDHYIEDVGSANGTYINNTPLYPGNRHRLQSGDRIALGKGDLVTFIYERIS is encoded by the coding sequence ATGATTATCTGTTCCGAGTGTTTCCATCCCAATCGTGTTGGTGCTGTTCAATGTGAAGCGTGCTTTTCGCCCATGCCCAGTATGACTTCGTGTCCAAATTGTGGTGCCCCAGTTCAACCAGAGGCTAATTTTTGTGGCCAATGCGGTTTCAATTTGCGTCGCGTTGCCGTCAGCCCGCCGCCAATGCCAGAGGTGAGGCACCACACAGCCAGTGCTGCACCAACAGTGGGAGCCGTTGCCCACCAAGGCCGCCTGCTAACGCTATCCCCGCCGCCGCCACCCCCGGCTCATGTCTTCTCCGTTGAGGTTGCCACCATTGAAGCCAAGCTGATTCATGTGCAAACTCGCACAGAACTGCCAATTCCCACGGGGCGTCCCGTTATTCATATTGGTAAGCCCAACGATCGTATTCCCCCCGATATTGATGTGGCGGGCTTTCCCAACTCAGAAATTGTCTCCCGTATCCACGCGGATCTGCGCATTGAGGGGAATGACCACTATATTGAAGATGTGGGAAGTGCCAATGGAACTTACATTAACAATACTCCCCTATATCCGGGCAATCGTCACCGCCTGCAATCGGGCGATCGCATTGCATTGGGCAAGGGAGATTTAGTCACTTTTATCTATGAACGTATCTCCTAG
- a CDS encoding DEAD/DEAH box helicase family protein yields the protein MPFEITQQNASALQPLFKPWEEPTRHRLPNPQSGQPAIIAPGRRPSKVPLVRAIRAEVDAWRRGGYAGVSETSHTLLHHWFESEHLVKNEAGDLIPFRYHWAQREAIETFIYLYELRRVRNVAELLFEFGDQQLADLAFGIPPEQDRWARYCAKIATGAGKTKIMSLAIVWSYFHSLYEPNSDLARHFVVIAPNLTVYERLKDDFENCAIFYADPLIPEEWRPDFQMQVVLQDEPGGATTTGALYLTNIHRLYPSRDNGGEASEEEVSAIFGPPVVRGRALDTGESLRARITAHPRLMVLNDEAHHLHDPDLAWNRAIDALHEESLQRGQRGLCLQLDFTATPKHNDGSLFRHIVVDFPLGEAVDAGIVKVPVLGESDELVVRGDKKTPAHERYGMHLQLGYQRYARTYEELGRVRKPVLFVMTEDAQAANEVADYLDSDAFPLLKGRVLNIHTRLKGRIKTVTRGGRTYQEFVENETAMKADDLRALREMSRELDSPDSKFRCVVSVMMLREGWDVRNVTTIVPLRPYSARSGILPEQTLGRGLRRMFPLGEMPEIVTVIEHPAFRRLYEDELAQEGLDIALLPVREVFKQTVTIFVDHEHKPVADLDIEIPQVSDAVETTSELQGLTFEEIRAAFQSKFKPLPIGRKKEGAIEYKERHLFTDEIVATMKLDAGLLNNAWSAPSYFAQMLGRACRISNPHQVLAPLVERFIAEVLFERPVDLYSGEVDHRMRDMDVMEHIRATFTPLILEKTVRQKKRQRISRGQRLSTWKPYQATSTAQRPALPAERTLFNLVPCDNDLEQAFTDFLETAQDVVAFAKNAGPQKLMLDYLKPDGQRAFYVPDFFVRTAGGDHYLVELKGRQDELVPLKASAAVEWCKTASGKEARWHYLYVPYHLFQQGAATTIAELARACEPSLKALLDEWKTKQLALPLEEATTQSASEALFQRVLQEAGIAQPPAEIADLMRQAVILLDHAVRSRYPTYAHAFQPLLGPLDEFALHILEKFLKPAIPANKEASILFFSPDLNHLAQREQALLERNQRYLRDNLVFGRSIQRLGTLLFCLHYAHQGGMGADGIWKAVSDTFSSPGFRDLYELLERVNEFRNTRVAHVETPLNDADEARGAMTTWLQALVQLHELATSPL from the coding sequence ATGCCATTTGAGATTACACAGCAGAATGCCTCGGCCCTGCAGCCGCTCTTCAAGCCCTGGGAAGAGCCGACGAGGCACCGCCTGCCCAACCCGCAATCGGGGCAGCCGGCCATCATCGCGCCGGGGCGGCGTCCCAGCAAGGTGCCGCTGGTGCGCGCCATCCGCGCCGAGGTGGACGCCTGGCGGCGCGGCGGTTATGCCGGCGTCAGTGAGACCTCCCACACGCTGCTGCATCACTGGTTCGAGAGCGAGCACCTGGTCAAAAACGAAGCCGGCGACCTGATTCCCTTCCGTTACCACTGGGCGCAGCGGGAAGCCATCGAGACCTTCATCTACCTCTACGAACTGCGCCGCGTGCGCAACGTGGCCGAACTGCTCTTTGAGTTCGGCGATCAACAACTCGCCGATCTGGCTTTTGGGATTCCGCCGGAGCAGGATCGCTGGGCCAGGTACTGCGCCAAGATCGCCACCGGCGCCGGCAAGACCAAGATCATGAGCCTGGCCATCGTCTGGAGCTACTTCCACAGCCTCTACGAGCCGAACTCCGACCTGGCCCGGCATTTCGTCGTCATCGCGCCCAACCTGACCGTCTACGAGCGCCTGAAAGACGACTTTGAAAACTGCGCCATCTTTTATGCCGACCCGCTCATCCCGGAAGAATGGCGGCCCGACTTTCAGATGCAGGTCGTGCTACAGGATGAACCCGGCGGCGCGACGACGACCGGCGCGCTCTACCTGACCAACATCCACCGACTCTATCCCAGCCGCGATAACGGCGGCGAAGCGTCTGAGGAAGAGGTGTCCGCCATTTTCGGGCCGCCGGTGGTGCGCGGCCGGGCGCTGGATACGGGGGAAAGCCTGCGGGCACGCATCACCGCCCATCCACGCCTGATGGTGCTCAACGACGAAGCCCACCATCTGCACGATCCCGACCTGGCCTGGAACCGCGCCATTGATGCCCTGCACGAAGAAAGCCTGCAGCGTGGGCAGCGGGGCCTGTGCCTGCAACTGGACTTTACGGCCACGCCCAAGCACAACGACGGCTCGCTCTTCCGTCATATTGTGGTGGACTTTCCCTTGGGCGAAGCGGTGGATGCTGGCATCGTCAAAGTGCCCGTGCTGGGCGAATCGGATGAACTGGTCGTGCGCGGTGACAAGAAGACGCCGGCCCACGAACGCTACGGAATGCACCTGCAATTAGGCTACCAGCGCTATGCCAGGACCTATGAAGAGTTGGGCAGAGTGCGCAAACCTGTGCTCTTTGTGATGACGGAGGACGCCCAGGCTGCCAACGAGGTCGCCGATTATCTGGATAGCGATGCTTTCCCCCTGCTCAAAGGGCGCGTGCTCAACATTCACACCCGCCTGAAAGGCCGCATCAAGACGGTGACCCGCGGCGGCAGAACCTATCAGGAGTTCGTGGAAAACGAAACGGCCATGAAGGCGGACGACCTGCGTGCGCTGCGCGAGATGTCGCGGGAACTGGATAGCCCCGATAGCAAATTCCGCTGCGTGGTTTCGGTGATGATGTTGCGCGAGGGCTGGGATGTGCGCAACGTGACCACCATCGTGCCCCTGCGCCCTTACTCGGCCAGATCCGGCATTTTACCGGAACAGACGCTGGGGCGCGGTCTGCGCCGCATGTTCCCCCTGGGTGAGATGCCGGAGATCGTTACCGTGATCGAGCATCCTGCCTTCCGCAGACTTTACGAGGATGAACTGGCACAGGAGGGGCTGGATATCGCCCTCTTGCCGGTTCGGGAGGTCTTCAAACAGACGGTCACGATTTTTGTGGATCACGAGCACAAGCCGGTGGCCGATTTGGATATTGAGATTCCGCAGGTATCCGATGCCGTCGAGACCACTAGTGAATTACAGGGGCTGACTTTTGAAGAAATACGTGCGGCATTCCAAAGCAAGTTCAAACCTTTGCCTATTGGGCGCAAAAAGGAAGGAGCCATCGAATACAAAGAGCGTCATCTGTTTACCGACGAGATCGTGGCCACGATGAAGCTGGATGCCGGGCTGTTGAACAACGCCTGGTCGGCGCCGTCCTACTTTGCCCAGATGTTGGGCCGCGCCTGCCGCATCAGCAACCCACATCAGGTTCTGGCCCCGCTGGTCGAGCGTTTCATCGCCGAGGTGCTGTTCGAGCGCCCGGTGGACCTGTATAGCGGCGAAGTGGACCACCGCATGCGTGACATGGACGTGATGGAACACATCCGCGCCACCTTTACGCCGCTAATTCTGGAAAAGACTGTGCGCCAGAAAAAGCGTCAGCGCATCAGCCGTGGACAGCGGCTCTCGACCTGGAAACCCTACCAGGCGACCAGCACGGCCCAGCGCCCTGCTCTGCCAGCAGAACGCACGCTGTTCAACCTGGTACCCTGCGATAATGACCTTGAACAGGCGTTTACGGACTTCCTGGAAACGGCCCAAGATGTCGTCGCGTTCGCAAAAAACGCCGGTCCCCAGAAGCTGATGCTGGACTATCTGAAACCGGATGGCCAGCGCGCCTTCTACGTCCCCGACTTTTTCGTGCGCACGGCCGGCGGCGATCATTATCTTGTGGAATTGAAAGGTCGCCAGGATGAACTGGTGCCGCTCAAAGCCAGTGCCGCGGTGGAATGGTGCAAGACCGCCTCTGGCAAAGAGGCGCGCTGGCATTACCTCTATGTGCCCTATCACCTTTTCCAGCAGGGGGCTGCCACTACCATTGCAGAGCTGGCGCGTGCTTGCGAGCCATCTTTGAAGGCCCTGCTGGACGAGTGGAAAACAAAGCAGTTGGCATTGCCCCTGGAAGAGGCCACGACTCAGTCGGCATCCGAAGCCTTGTTTCAGCGCGTCCTGCAAGAAGCTGGTATTGCGCAACCTCCGGCAGAAATCGCCGACCTGATGCGTCAGGCTGTGATCCTCTTGGATCACGCGGTGCGCTCACGGTATCCGACATATGCTCACGCCTTCCAACCGCTTCTGGGCCCACTGGATGAATTCGCCTTGCACATTCTGGAAAAGTTCCTGAAGCCCGCCATCCCTGCGAACAAAGAGGCTTCCATACTCTTTTTCAGCCCAGACCTGAACCACCTAGCCCAACGTGAACAGGCCCTGCTGGAGAGGAACCAGCGCTATCTGCGCGATAACCTGGTCTTTGGCCGCTCTATCCAACGTCTGGGGACGCTGCTCTTTTGCCTGCATTACGCCCATCAAGGCGGGATGGGCGCCGATGGGATATGGAAAGCAGTCTCGGATACCTTTTCCTCTCCAGGATTCCGGGACCTCTATGAGTTGCTGGAGCGTGTCAATGAATTCCGGAACACACGAGTAGCCCATGTTGAGACCCCGTTGAACGACGCTGACGAGGCGCGGGGTGCGATGACGACATGGTTGCAGGCGCTGGTGCAGCTCCACGAGCTGGCTACCTCTCCTTTATAA